agATTACagaatcatatcttctaagatttcCATATCATATCTAATCTTGCATATCTTCGGAGATTACGTTCCATATTTGCCAAGTTTTGTAGATAGACCTTCAATCTCTCCAAGCAATGAGTCAGTCCAATTGGGCTAACTGACCTCTCTTGAACTTGATGAATCACACAAGTGTGCCATGGTTGTAGGCTTTCATATGCAACCCATGACACATAGATGCAGATAATGCTTGAGGAAGGGCTTGATTCGGCCATTAGAAAATGGGGCAACACTTAAAAGAACCCAAAAAAGAGAAGACACTTTTTTGTGGGTTTTGCAAGTATAAGGAGTTTAAATTGGACCATAAAGCTCTTGTAGGAATAAGTTAAAAGGCCTTTTGCTGTCAAAAGCTTTAGAATTTGTGTGCATATTAATACGGCTTTGCATTTGTACGTAAGAGAAATAGTGCCTAcctatgataatattttatattgggAGAGCCTGAAATAGGAAACTCATACTTTATAAGGGATCCaaatatttaaacatcattAATGGATGATAAAGGACAAAGGACatgaaaaaatttgttaaaaccACTTTCTATTATTCTTGggttcatttaaaaaattattatgttttggttttatttcttctttttaaataatttttttcttaactattattaatttatgtttttaatatatagccaattcataaaattaaataaatccgTAATGTTCAACTTATTGGAATTTTCCAACTAGAAGTTGACTTCgcattacttttattttatagagAAAAAGTAAGCAAAGCCTAAACAACAGCAGAAGGCATCCTTGGCAAAGAAATGGCCACCATATTAGCAAACAGGAGCTGGCTTTTACTAGGGTTCATGAATGTTATAATTATTCCGCACAGCTCAGCTGGAATAACTCAACTACATCCATTTCACACAACCACGGGATTCGTTCTCAATCTCCCAACTCTCTTCTTTATTCAAAACGAGGCTATGTGACCTTGAAACCCGCATGCTGCCCCttgtataatataaataaaaagattcaCATTACTTTTCTATGCCACTCATCTTATCCCTCCCACTTACATATATATCACTCTGAATTTCTACACTATATATCCCAAAAGAAGTAGAGACACGTGACAATAAGGGAGATTTCTACAAGGAAGAAAatctttattattaataaatatacatgtataatgaTGAGGTACCTATATTCAAcgacttaaaaaatatatattcttaaagAATCAAAGAATTATATACTATACTTACTCTCATTATATGTGAACATCTATGTTGCCTTTGAAACGTTACATACACATGCAAGCAGGATGGTATATGCAAAGACCGGAATACAATACGCTTGCAGAAAAGCTTGTGAGGGCTGCGGTCCTTATTGAAATGGCGCTCCCAACAATCATCAGTGCCTGAAAAATCATTATTCTCCATTTTCAAAGGGCTCGTATTCGGGGAAGCACCGAGAAATTTGGATTCTCAATGAAGACTCTTGCAATGTTAGctatcgggttggaagctttcTGTATCAAATGGAGTGGGAATGTGCATCATTGCACATACATTCTGGAACCGGATACTTGGTTACATCCCTTCCAGCTTTGCTGGTCCTGAGTTCTGGTTGTCCCAAAGATTCATGGTGTAATTCTTTTATGATCCTGTTGAACTCTGCTTCGGGCATTGAGGAGTTCAGAAAATAAGGAAGCATATGTCTTTTATTTGGAGTTATATACTTTTTGTGTCCTGAAAACGCTCTCTGTCCCTGTATAACAACCAACAACATAAGACATTATAACTCAATATTCGATGTGAAAAGaagagggggggggggggggggaccAAAGCACAAAAACTGCAAGCAACTCGGGTACCTGAATAGCGTGGCCCATATTTCCACCATGGGATGGCATGAAAACATCACTTTTCTCAGAAACTATATAGTCAATGGCTGCCATAAAAGAAGCCTTCTTAGCAAATGGTTCAAGTTCGCCAGGCAATGCAAGATCATCTTTATTGTAAAAATGGGGAAATTCTTTGGTTAAAGGTGACAAGGCATCTTTCCCACCCAGTGGTTGTCCCCCAGCCCAGTATATTTTTGCAGTCTTTGGAGCCCCAAAAGCTTTAAGCAGCCTAAAGCATACAACGACAGAAGACTGTTCAGTACAAAATAGGCAACAATTTGAGCATATAGTGTTGCATAACTTTGCCCAAGAGAACTAACTCTTACCTAGTCACTTCAATAGCATTCAAGGGGCAGAGTCCCGCAAGCTTCCGCTCATGGAATGTCATGTTTGATCTCGCAGTAAGAAGCTCAGGGCGTCTTCTCCTTTCGCTTTGGATTAACTCATCATATTCTTTACTCAAGCCTGGAAGGCAGCCAGTCCTCACCCATACATCCTTCTCCATACGAAGATGAAGAGCAAGGTAGGGTCCTTTACTCTGCATTCTCTGAGCCAGCTTGTTACCAAGTTCAAGGATTGATGGAGCAAATTTTAAAGCTTGAAATGCCACCTGatattaaacaatgaaaaattagaTTCTTCAAAGCTCAGAATCATATATGATTCGAAGAGAAACAACTATCCATCAACATAACTTAGTAAAGAACAGAGTGAATGATGTACCTTGCAGCGAAGCTTTTGAAGATCAGACGGAAGATCCTTAGAGAGCCTCGAATCCAAACCTCGTAAAAGCAAAACTCCTTCCCTATTTATCTATTGCAAAAAGAGAATCATATTAACAGGTGCagattaaaaggaaaaatgaagagaaaattgACAACTAGTTCATACTCAACGTGTGCAGCTTATCTAACTGAGTTTAACAAGACATTATTAATCATTACTAATCCCATTGGCTAATACAATGTGACATAGCTCTACCATCCATTTAACGacaaaaaatctaatattaggCCAAGTGACAAACATTGACAATACCAAACATGAGCTTAGTGGACCCAAAAGCTAAGATGAAATTGTTTCAAAAACTGCAATAACTGATAATGGCTTATCATCTAAGGACATTTACTCAAGTTTTAAAGATACCATAAAACTGAAAAGGATTGTATACCCGCTTTAGATAACGTGAACGAATCCATTGAGGGGAGACGTGGAGTGGAGTCCGTTTCTCCTCTACCGGCCTTGTCATTACATGGGTAGAAGGCAATGAAGATACTATACGAACATCATTGGCAAGAACACTCTTGAAATGAGCCAAATCGAATATATCAGAAAATTCACTGCAAGGATGAAATGTAAAACAGTTTATTAACACTACAATTTATGAAAAGCTTGAGTCGGGGGGGGGGGGTACCCAAAGCatgaattggttttattttaattttgtttaccTTTCATCACCCCAGATGACATTGACTTGCAAGATGGGAACGACCAAAGCAGCCCCAAGAATCCTAGCGATGACAACGGCGTCAACGATTTGGTTCCTTTGCTGACTTATGCCACCGGAAACAACCACCAACAAGTACTTGCTCCGGTCCTTAATCATGACCTCGCTTGTTCTTCGATACTCGGCACTGAAGTCCAAACACGGCCGGTAACCCATCCCATCAGGCTGCTTCCAAAACTCGGCTATTTCCGAGGGTGAATCATGAGCGGGTTGACCGAGATTATTAGTATTAGCAACCAAGGCGTCGTGTTTTTGAGCAACGCTGTCagtgtttgattgagtttggaGACATGGGTTGGGGTAAGGAGAGAATGGGATCAAAGTATCAATATTCCAGCCCAACCTCAACATGCCAACAAGGCCGAAGAGGAAGAGAGCGAACAACCAGACCCTTGGGCTTCTGCATGAGTGTTTGTAGACGGAAAAGAAGCTGTTGGTGTTATTCCTCTTGGGGGAAACCAGGAGGGACTGAAGAGAAGAGGAGGAGAGAGAGTTGATTATCTGAGACGGAACGGAAATGTAAGATAGCTTCTTGGCGTTGCATACGTTCTTCGATTTtgccattaaaataaaaataaaagttgttatTGTTCCTTTTTCTGTTTACTAAAGAAGAATAAACATAAGTGGAAATGGagatgaagaggaagaagaagaaggagaagaagaatgGGCGGCGGGAACGCGTAGGCCGAGTCTTAAAAAGGAGAGAACAAGAAAGAGGATGGGTTGACAGGCAGCAGCCTGGAATTGTTGAATTGAGTTTCTATTTTGGACTTTTATTAGCCCCCCGGTTCAATTGcatcattatatttattaagaaCCTGGAACGAAGTTGGGTTGGGAGGGTGGGTGGGTAATTCTTCAcgctttcaattttatttttacgactATTGCCAATCCTATTTTGCTATTCAAcatccattat
The Gossypium raimondii isolate GPD5lz chromosome 8, ASM2569854v1, whole genome shotgun sequence DNA segment above includes these coding regions:
- the LOC105791799 gene encoding O-fucosyltransferase 20, with the protein product MAKSKNVCNAKKLSYISVPSQIINSLSSSSLQSLLVSPKRNNTNSFFSVYKHSCRSPRVWLFALFLFGLVGMLRLGWNIDTLIPFSPYPNPCLQTQSNTDSVAQKHDALVANTNNLGQPAHDSPSEIAEFWKQPDGMGYRPCLDFSAEYRRTSEVMIKDRSKYLLVVVSGGISQQRNQIVDAVVIARILGAALVVPILQVNVIWGDESEFSDIFDLAHFKSVLANDVRIVSSLPSTHVMTRPVEEKRTPLHVSPQWIRSRYLKRINREGVLLLRGLDSRLSKDLPSDLQKLRCKVAFQALKFAPSILELGNKLAQRMQSKGPYLALHLRMEKDVWVRTGCLPGLSKEYDELIQSERRRRPELLTARSNMTFHERKLAGLCPLNAIEVTRLLKAFGAPKTAKIYWAGGQPLGGKDALSPLTKEFPHFYNKDDLALPGELEPFAKKASFMAAIDYIVSEKSDVFMPSHGGNMGHAIQGQRAFSGHKKYITPNKRHMLPYFLNSSMPEAEFNRIIKELHHESLGQPELRTSKAGRDVTKYPVPECMCNDAHSHSI